From the Apis cerana isolate GH-2021 linkage group LG3, AcerK_1.0, whole genome shotgun sequence genome, one window contains:
- the LOC107997346 gene encoding ubiquitin-protein ligase E3B isoform X6, producing MFKAEEPSKDSFLQQMKAAREERAHEKDREAAVILIQAYIRGWLTRKRILEEFDTNFLNDGNTETNIKLKPALDVYKIVFKFLYIYKKDYVQERIEKLCRYLVLTLDSESPEISYVGLVLNKDRYISWISQMKTILLYCLTGLDNLKPERVSDHKSIHLRLHTLVSFTSPGTWAIQKVEGMEKLKAGMNQLCANIMGHLVNNGFYPIMQAFLVKGLGRVEIALKPIALSAAVTLTLRPLISSQMSDKLVSLFLINIFSVPALIYHLNNISSVCISSFITNNLFARSLELLNSEQNLRIVFNALEGSYALCLLANLIQLANIERDEVLKELYFPSFTFVVTKMLEACQQYVVAKQSNLTHWHPILGWLAQKVDTSLQEPIPYVKSQLACLWTGRIVTQLIGQPLTELIEKEIPPSIEQQSTSVGTNIFRRAFLEARTNRNNNTKNYRKLGSAETTRIALICSLYQIALHTLTQMKMEILTGLCYQDKILYHMYLFLGTLGPHCGLKAFLDHLAANTKCTAPEFQMLILFSDCMTHYVTILDDMEMYEQQDPFKLSDFITISYFLNQFLYKAVLNNLFDVKSVPNNPLFTSLHTLLMAIYRRDCRRTFCPEGHWLAKEVRVSGFLADLEKGRRGAALLLSKMPHVIPHSERVVLFRKHVANEKAVLGLTESACNSTPTTLIVVHRTRIVEDGYRQLAMLPSQALKGVIRVRFVNEQGLAEAGIDQDGVFKEFLEETIKKVFDPSLNLFKVTSENRLYPSPTSSMQDNHLQLFEFVGRMLGKAVYEGIVVDVPFASFFVSQFSGQTGGALYSWLDELASLDRDLYRSLTLVKHYKGDVRQLELTFSLDEDVLGKLVTHELIPGGRAVPVTNENKINYIHLMAHFRMHMQIKDQTAAFIKGFRSIINPEWLALFSTPELQRLISGDNVPLDLRDLRRHTQYYGGFHDSHRVVCWLWDILEKDFSEEERGLFLKFVTSCSKSPLLGFAHLEPPFSIRCVEVGDDEDTGDTIGSVIRGFFTIRKKDPQNRLPTSSTCFNLLKLPNYQKKSTLREKLRYAVTSNTGFELS from the exons ATGTTTAAAGCTGAAGAGCCGTCTAAAGACAGCTTCCTTCAGCAAATGAAGGCTGCCAGAGAAGAAAGAGCTCATGAAAAAGACAGAGAAGCTGCTGTCATCTTAATTCAGGCTTATATTAGGGGATGGTTGACGcgtaaaagaatttt AGAAGaatttgatacaaattttctCAATGATGGTAATacagaaacaaatataaagttaaaaccTGCTTtagatgtatataaaattgtttttaaatttttgtatatatataaaaaagattatgttcaagaaagaatagaaaagcTGTGTAg atatttaGTATTGACCCTAGATTCAGAATCACCAGAAATTTCTTATGTAGGACTTGTATTGAACAAAGATCGCTACATATCATGGATATCacaaatgaaaacaatattactttattgtCTGACTGGTTTAGATAATCTTAAACCAGAAAGAGTATCTGACCATAAATCCATCCATTTAAGATTACATACATTAGTTAGTTTTACATCACCAGGAACATGGGCAATTCAAAAAGTAGAAGGAATGGAAAAACTTAAAGCTGGTATGAATCAGCTTTGTGCTAACATAATGGGCCACCTAGTCAACAATGGGTTTTATCCCATTATGCAA gcaTTTTTAGTAAAAGGATTGGGTAGAGTCGAGATTGCTTTAAAACCAATTGCACTTTCAGCAGCAGTTACATTGACATTAAGACCATTAATCTCTTCCCAGATGTCAGATAAATtggtttcattatttttgataaatatttttagtgtaCCTGCATTGatctatcatttaaataatatatcatcagTA tgtatttcatcatttattacaaacaatttatttgcCAGAAGTTTGGAATTGTTAAATTCAGagcaaaatttaagaatagttTTTAATGCTTTGGAAGGTAGTTATGCACTGTGTTTGTTAgctaatttaatacaattggCTAACATTGAAAGAGATGAAGTGTTAAAGGAATTATACTTTCCATCTTTTACg tttgtTGTAACAAAAATGTTGGAGGCATGTCAGCAATATGTAGTTGCAAAACAAAGTAATTTAACACATTGGCATCCTATTCTTGGTTGGCTTGCACAAAAGGTTGATACATCTTTACAAGAACCTATCCCATATGTGAAATCACAATTAGCCTGTTTGTGGACAGGAAGAATAGTTACACAATTAAttg gtCAACCTTTAACTGAACTTATTGAAAAAGAGATACCTCCATCCATAGAGCAACAGAGTACATCTGTTGgtactaatatttttagaagggCGTTTTTGGAAGCACgtacaaatagaaataataatactaaaaattatagaaaattgggAAGTGCAGAGACTACTAGAATAGCTTTAATTTGTTCCCTTTATCAAATTGCTTTACATACACTTACAcaaatgaaaatggaaatattaacTG GTCTATGTtatcaagataaaattttataccatATGTATCTATTTTTGGGAACATTGGGTCCTCATTGTGGTTTAAAAGCATTTTTGGATCATTTAGCTGCTAATACAAAATGTACAGCACCTGAATTTCAaatgttgatattattttctgattGTATGACACATTATGTTAC aattttaGATGATATGGAAATGTATGAACAACAAGATCCGTTCAAGCTTAGTGATTTTATAACGATATCGTACTTTTTAAAccagtttttatataaagccGTGCTCAATAATTTGTTTG ACGTGAAATCGGTTCCTAATAATCCCCTGTTTACTTCTCTTCACACCCTTTTAATGGCAATCTACCGACGAGATTGTAGACGAACTTTTTGTCCAGAAGGGCACTGGTTGGCAAag gaAGTTCGAGTATCTGGTTTTCTGGCAGATTTGGAGAAAGGCAGGCGAGGTGCAGCTCTTCTCCTTTCTAAAATGCCTCATGTTATTCCTCATTCGGAACGCGTTGTACTATTTCGTAAGCATGTTGCTAACGAAAAAGCAGTTTTGGGTTTAACTGAAAGTGCTTGCAATAGTACGCCAACAACTCTTATTGTTGTTCACAG aactcGTATAGTGGAAGACGGTTATCGCCAATTAGCGATGTTACCCTCTCAGGCACTTAAAGGTGTCATTAGAGTTCGTTTTGTAAACGAGCAAGGTCTAGCTGAAGCAGGCATTGATCAAGATGGAgtctttaaagaatttttagagGAGACAATAAAGAAAGTTTTCGATCcatctttgaatttatttaaagtcaCTAGTGAAAATCGACTTTATCCATCTCCAACATCTTCTATGCAAGATAATCATTTGCaactttttgaatttgttGGCCGTATGCTGGGTAAAGCAGTATATGaa GGCATTGTTGTAGACGTACCTTTCGcatctttttttgtttcccAATTTTCTGGGCAAACTGGGGGTGCATTATACAGTTGGTTAGACGAATTGGCTTCATTAGATCGAGATTTATATCGAAGTCTTACTCTTGTGAAGCATTATAAAGGTGATGTTAGACAATTAGAATTAACGTTTTCTCTTGATGAAGACGTTTTAGGTAAATTGGTTACACATGAATTGATTCCTGGGGGACGAGCGGTGCCGGTTactaacgaaaataaaatcaattatatacatttaatggCCCATTTCAGAATGCATATGCAAATTAAAGATCAAACAGCAGCTTTTATCAAAGGATTCCGTTCTATAATCAATCCAGAATGGCTGGCGTTGTTTTCTACTCCTGAA ttacAGAGATTAATTTCGGGTGACAATGTTCCATTAGATTTACGAGATTTAAGAAGACATACGCAATATTATGGTGGTTTCCACGATAGTCATCGTGTAGTATGTTGGTTATGGGATATtctagaaaaagatttttctgaagaagaaagaggcTTATTCTTAAAG TTCGTAACAAGCTGCTCGAAGTCACCATTATTGGGCTTTGCACACTTAGAACCACCATTTTCAATTCGTTGTGTTGAAGTTGGTGACGACGAGGATACGGGTGATACAATTG GTAGCGTAATAAGGGGATTTTTTACGATTCGTAAGAAAGATCCGCAGAATCGTTTACCTACGTCGTCTACATGTTTTAATCTCCTTAAATTACCaaattatcaaaagaaaaGTACCTTACGAGAGAAGCTACGTTATGCTGTTACTAGTAATACGGGTTTTGAACTTTCGTAA
- the LOC107997346 gene encoding ubiquitin-protein ligase E3B isoform X5, with protein MFKAEEPSKDSFLQQMKAAREERAHEKDREAAVILIQAYIRGWLTRKRILEEFDTNFLNDGNTETNIKLKPALDVYKIVFKFLYIYKKDYVQERIEKLCRYLVLTLDSESPEISYVGLVLNKDRYISWISQMKTILLYCLTGLDNLKPERVSDHKSIHLRLHTLVSFTSPGTWAIQKVEGMEKLKAGMNQLCANIMGHLVNNGFYPIMQAFLVKGLGRVEIALKPIALSAAVTLTLRPLISSQMSDKLVSLFLINIFSVPALIYHLNNISSVCISSFITNNLFARSLELLNSEQNLRIVFNALEGSYALCLLANLIQLANIERDEVLKELYFPSFTFVVTKMLEACQQYVVAKQSNLTHWHPILGWLAQKVDTSLQEPIPYVKSQLACLWTGRIVTQLIGQPLTELIEKEIPPSIEQQSTSVGTNIFRRAFLEARTNRNNNTKNYRKLGSAETTRIALICSLYQIALHTLTQMKMEILTGLCYQDKILYHMYLFLGTLGPHCGLKAFLDHLAANTKCTAPEFQMLILFSDCMTHYVTILDDMEMYEQQDPFKLSDFITISYFLNQFLYKAVLNNLFDVKSVPNNPLFTSLHTLLMAIYRRDCRRTFCPEGHWLAKLIRVSGFLADLEKGRRGAALLLSKMPHVIPHSERVVLFRKHVANEKAVLGLTESACNSTPTTLIVVHRTRIVEDGYRQLAMLPSQALKGVIRVRFVNEQGLAEAGIDQDGVFKEFLEETIKKVFDPSLNLFKVTSENRLYPSPTSSMQDNHLQLFEFVGRMLGKAVYEGIVVDVPFASFFVSQFSGQTGGALYSWLDELASLDRDLYRSLTLVKHYKGDVRQLELTFSLDEDVLGKLVTHELIPGGRAVPVTNENKINYIHLMAHFRMHMQIKDQTAAFIKGFRSIINPEWLALFSTPELQRLISGDNVPLDLRDLRRHTQYYGGFHDSHRVVCWLWDILEKDFSEEERGLFLKFVTSCSKSPLLGFAHLEPPFSIRCVEVGDDEDTGDTIGSVIRGFFTIRKKDPQNRLPTSSTCFNLLKLPNYQKKSTLREKLRYAVTSNTGFELS; from the exons ATGTTTAAAGCTGAAGAGCCGTCTAAAGACAGCTTCCTTCAGCAAATGAAGGCTGCCAGAGAAGAAAGAGCTCATGAAAAAGACAGAGAAGCTGCTGTCATCTTAATTCAGGCTTATATTAGGGGATGGTTGACGcgtaaaagaatttt AGAAGaatttgatacaaattttctCAATGATGGTAATacagaaacaaatataaagttaaaaccTGCTTtagatgtatataaaattgtttttaaatttttgtatatatataaaaaagattatgttcaagaaagaatagaaaagcTGTGTAg atatttaGTATTGACCCTAGATTCAGAATCACCAGAAATTTCTTATGTAGGACTTGTATTGAACAAAGATCGCTACATATCATGGATATCacaaatgaaaacaatattactttattgtCTGACTGGTTTAGATAATCTTAAACCAGAAAGAGTATCTGACCATAAATCCATCCATTTAAGATTACATACATTAGTTAGTTTTACATCACCAGGAACATGGGCAATTCAAAAAGTAGAAGGAATGGAAAAACTTAAAGCTGGTATGAATCAGCTTTGTGCTAACATAATGGGCCACCTAGTCAACAATGGGTTTTATCCCATTATGCAA gcaTTTTTAGTAAAAGGATTGGGTAGAGTCGAGATTGCTTTAAAACCAATTGCACTTTCAGCAGCAGTTACATTGACATTAAGACCATTAATCTCTTCCCAGATGTCAGATAAATtggtttcattatttttgataaatatttttagtgtaCCTGCATTGatctatcatttaaataatatatcatcagTA tgtatttcatcatttattacaaacaatttatttgcCAGAAGTTTGGAATTGTTAAATTCAGagcaaaatttaagaatagttTTTAATGCTTTGGAAGGTAGTTATGCACTGTGTTTGTTAgctaatttaatacaattggCTAACATTGAAAGAGATGAAGTGTTAAAGGAATTATACTTTCCATCTTTTACg tttgtTGTAACAAAAATGTTGGAGGCATGTCAGCAATATGTAGTTGCAAAACAAAGTAATTTAACACATTGGCATCCTATTCTTGGTTGGCTTGCACAAAAGGTTGATACATCTTTACAAGAACCTATCCCATATGTGAAATCACAATTAGCCTGTTTGTGGACAGGAAGAATAGTTACACAATTAAttg gtCAACCTTTAACTGAACTTATTGAAAAAGAGATACCTCCATCCATAGAGCAACAGAGTACATCTGTTGgtactaatatttttagaagggCGTTTTTGGAAGCACgtacaaatagaaataataatactaaaaattatagaaaattgggAAGTGCAGAGACTACTAGAATAGCTTTAATTTGTTCCCTTTATCAAATTGCTTTACATACACTTACAcaaatgaaaatggaaatattaacTG GTCTATGTtatcaagataaaattttataccatATGTATCTATTTTTGGGAACATTGGGTCCTCATTGTGGTTTAAAAGCATTTTTGGATCATTTAGCTGCTAATACAAAATGTACAGCACCTGAATTTCAaatgttgatattattttctgattGTATGACACATTATGTTAC aattttaGATGATATGGAAATGTATGAACAACAAGATCCGTTCAAGCTTAGTGATTTTATAACGATATCGTACTTTTTAAAccagtttttatataaagccGTGCTCAATAATTTGTTTG ACGTGAAATCGGTTCCTAATAATCCCCTGTTTACTTCTCTTCACACCCTTTTAATGGCAATCTACCGACGAGATTGTAGACGAACTTTTTGTCCAGAAGGGCACTGGTTGGCAAagttaa TTCGAGTATCTGGTTTTCTGGCAGATTTGGAGAAAGGCAGGCGAGGTGCAGCTCTTCTCCTTTCTAAAATGCCTCATGTTATTCCTCATTCGGAACGCGTTGTACTATTTCGTAAGCATGTTGCTAACGAAAAAGCAGTTTTGGGTTTAACTGAAAGTGCTTGCAATAGTACGCCAACAACTCTTATTGTTGTTCACAG aactcGTATAGTGGAAGACGGTTATCGCCAATTAGCGATGTTACCCTCTCAGGCACTTAAAGGTGTCATTAGAGTTCGTTTTGTAAACGAGCAAGGTCTAGCTGAAGCAGGCATTGATCAAGATGGAgtctttaaagaatttttagagGAGACAATAAAGAAAGTTTTCGATCcatctttgaatttatttaaagtcaCTAGTGAAAATCGACTTTATCCATCTCCAACATCTTCTATGCAAGATAATCATTTGCaactttttgaatttgttGGCCGTATGCTGGGTAAAGCAGTATATGaa GGCATTGTTGTAGACGTACCTTTCGcatctttttttgtttcccAATTTTCTGGGCAAACTGGGGGTGCATTATACAGTTGGTTAGACGAATTGGCTTCATTAGATCGAGATTTATATCGAAGTCTTACTCTTGTGAAGCATTATAAAGGTGATGTTAGACAATTAGAATTAACGTTTTCTCTTGATGAAGACGTTTTAGGTAAATTGGTTACACATGAATTGATTCCTGGGGGACGAGCGGTGCCGGTTactaacgaaaataaaatcaattatatacatttaatggCCCATTTCAGAATGCATATGCAAATTAAAGATCAAACAGCAGCTTTTATCAAAGGATTCCGTTCTATAATCAATCCAGAATGGCTGGCGTTGTTTTCTACTCCTGAA ttacAGAGATTAATTTCGGGTGACAATGTTCCATTAGATTTACGAGATTTAAGAAGACATACGCAATATTATGGTGGTTTCCACGATAGTCATCGTGTAGTATGTTGGTTATGGGATATtctagaaaaagatttttctgaagaagaaagaggcTTATTCTTAAAG TTCGTAACAAGCTGCTCGAAGTCACCATTATTGGGCTTTGCACACTTAGAACCACCATTTTCAATTCGTTGTGTTGAAGTTGGTGACGACGAGGATACGGGTGATACAATTG GTAGCGTAATAAGGGGATTTTTTACGATTCGTAAGAAAGATCCGCAGAATCGTTTACCTACGTCGTCTACATGTTTTAATCTCCTTAAATTACCaaattatcaaaagaaaaGTACCTTACGAGAGAAGCTACGTTATGCTGTTACTAGTAATACGGGTTTTGAACTTTCGTAA
- the LOC107997346 gene encoding ubiquitin-protein ligase E3B isoform X4: protein MFKAEEPSKDSFLQQMKAAREERAHEKDREAAVILIQAYIRGWLTRKRILEEFDTNFLNDGNTETNIKLKPALDVYKIVFKFLYIYKKDYVQERIEKLCRYLVLTLDSESPEISYVGLVLNKDRYISWISQMKTILLYCLTGLDNLKPERVSDHKSIHLRLHTLVSFTSPGTWAIQKVEGMEKLKAGMNQLCANIMGHLVNNGFYPIMQAFLVKGLGRVEIALKPIALSAAVTLTLRPLISSQMSDKLVSLFLINIFSVPALIYHLNNISSVCISSFITNNLFARSLELLNSEQNLRIVFNALEGSYALCLLANLIQLANIERDEVLKELYFPSFTFVVTKMLEACQQYVVAKQSNLTHWHPILGWLAQKVDTSLQEPIPYVKSQLACLWTGRIVTQLIGQPLTELIEKEIPPSIEQQSTSVGTNIFRRAFLEARTNRNNNTKNYRKLGSAETTRIALICSLYQIALHTLTQMKMEILTGLCYQDKILYHMYLFLGTLGPHCGLKAFLDHLAANTKCTAPEFQMLILFSDCMTHYVTILDDMEMYEQQDPFKLSDFITISYFLNQFLYKAVLNNLFDVPDVKSVPNNPLFTSLHTLLMAIYRRDCRRTFCPEGHWLAKEVRVSGFLADLEKGRRGAALLLSKMPHVIPHSERVVLFRKHVANEKAVLGLTESACNSTPTTLIVVHRTRIVEDGYRQLAMLPSQALKGVIRVRFVNEQGLAEAGIDQDGVFKEFLEETIKKVFDPSLNLFKVTSENRLYPSPTSSMQDNHLQLFEFVGRMLGKAVYEGIVVDVPFASFFVSQFSGQTGGALYSWLDELASLDRDLYRSLTLVKHYKGDVRQLELTFSLDEDVLGKLVTHELIPGGRAVPVTNENKINYIHLMAHFRMHMQIKDQTAAFIKGFRSIINPEWLALFSTPELQRLISGDNVPLDLRDLRRHTQYYGGFHDSHRVVCWLWDILEKDFSEEERGLFLKFVTSCSKSPLLGFAHLEPPFSIRCVEVGDDEDTGDTIGSVIRGFFTIRKKDPQNRLPTSSTCFNLLKLPNYQKKSTLREKLRYAVTSNTGFELS from the exons ATGTTTAAAGCTGAAGAGCCGTCTAAAGACAGCTTCCTTCAGCAAATGAAGGCTGCCAGAGAAGAAAGAGCTCATGAAAAAGACAGAGAAGCTGCTGTCATCTTAATTCAGGCTTATATTAGGGGATGGTTGACGcgtaaaagaatttt AGAAGaatttgatacaaattttctCAATGATGGTAATacagaaacaaatataaagttaaaaccTGCTTtagatgtatataaaattgtttttaaatttttgtatatatataaaaaagattatgttcaagaaagaatagaaaagcTGTGTAg atatttaGTATTGACCCTAGATTCAGAATCACCAGAAATTTCTTATGTAGGACTTGTATTGAACAAAGATCGCTACATATCATGGATATCacaaatgaaaacaatattactttattgtCTGACTGGTTTAGATAATCTTAAACCAGAAAGAGTATCTGACCATAAATCCATCCATTTAAGATTACATACATTAGTTAGTTTTACATCACCAGGAACATGGGCAATTCAAAAAGTAGAAGGAATGGAAAAACTTAAAGCTGGTATGAATCAGCTTTGTGCTAACATAATGGGCCACCTAGTCAACAATGGGTTTTATCCCATTATGCAA gcaTTTTTAGTAAAAGGATTGGGTAGAGTCGAGATTGCTTTAAAACCAATTGCACTTTCAGCAGCAGTTACATTGACATTAAGACCATTAATCTCTTCCCAGATGTCAGATAAATtggtttcattatttttgataaatatttttagtgtaCCTGCATTGatctatcatttaaataatatatcatcagTA tgtatttcatcatttattacaaacaatttatttgcCAGAAGTTTGGAATTGTTAAATTCAGagcaaaatttaagaatagttTTTAATGCTTTGGAAGGTAGTTATGCACTGTGTTTGTTAgctaatttaatacaattggCTAACATTGAAAGAGATGAAGTGTTAAAGGAATTATACTTTCCATCTTTTACg tttgtTGTAACAAAAATGTTGGAGGCATGTCAGCAATATGTAGTTGCAAAACAAAGTAATTTAACACATTGGCATCCTATTCTTGGTTGGCTTGCACAAAAGGTTGATACATCTTTACAAGAACCTATCCCATATGTGAAATCACAATTAGCCTGTTTGTGGACAGGAAGAATAGTTACACAATTAAttg gtCAACCTTTAACTGAACTTATTGAAAAAGAGATACCTCCATCCATAGAGCAACAGAGTACATCTGTTGgtactaatatttttagaagggCGTTTTTGGAAGCACgtacaaatagaaataataatactaaaaattatagaaaattgggAAGTGCAGAGACTACTAGAATAGCTTTAATTTGTTCCCTTTATCAAATTGCTTTACATACACTTACAcaaatgaaaatggaaatattaacTG GTCTATGTtatcaagataaaattttataccatATGTATCTATTTTTGGGAACATTGGGTCCTCATTGTGGTTTAAAAGCATTTTTGGATCATTTAGCTGCTAATACAAAATGTACAGCACCTGAATTTCAaatgttgatattattttctgattGTATGACACATTATGTTAC aattttaGATGATATGGAAATGTATGAACAACAAGATCCGTTCAAGCTTAGTGATTTTATAACGATATCGTACTTTTTAAAccagtttttatataaagccGTGCTCAATAATTTGTTTG ATGTTCCAGACGTGAAATCGGTTCCTAATAATCCCCTGTTTACTTCTCTTCACACCCTTTTAATGGCAATCTACCGACGAGATTGTAGACGAACTTTTTGTCCAGAAGGGCACTGGTTGGCAAag gaAGTTCGAGTATCTGGTTTTCTGGCAGATTTGGAGAAAGGCAGGCGAGGTGCAGCTCTTCTCCTTTCTAAAATGCCTCATGTTATTCCTCATTCGGAACGCGTTGTACTATTTCGTAAGCATGTTGCTAACGAAAAAGCAGTTTTGGGTTTAACTGAAAGTGCTTGCAATAGTACGCCAACAACTCTTATTGTTGTTCACAG aactcGTATAGTGGAAGACGGTTATCGCCAATTAGCGATGTTACCCTCTCAGGCACTTAAAGGTGTCATTAGAGTTCGTTTTGTAAACGAGCAAGGTCTAGCTGAAGCAGGCATTGATCAAGATGGAgtctttaaagaatttttagagGAGACAATAAAGAAAGTTTTCGATCcatctttgaatttatttaaagtcaCTAGTGAAAATCGACTTTATCCATCTCCAACATCTTCTATGCAAGATAATCATTTGCaactttttgaatttgttGGCCGTATGCTGGGTAAAGCAGTATATGaa GGCATTGTTGTAGACGTACCTTTCGcatctttttttgtttcccAATTTTCTGGGCAAACTGGGGGTGCATTATACAGTTGGTTAGACGAATTGGCTTCATTAGATCGAGATTTATATCGAAGTCTTACTCTTGTGAAGCATTATAAAGGTGATGTTAGACAATTAGAATTAACGTTTTCTCTTGATGAAGACGTTTTAGGTAAATTGGTTACACATGAATTGATTCCTGGGGGACGAGCGGTGCCGGTTactaacgaaaataaaatcaattatatacatttaatggCCCATTTCAGAATGCATATGCAAATTAAAGATCAAACAGCAGCTTTTATCAAAGGATTCCGTTCTATAATCAATCCAGAATGGCTGGCGTTGTTTTCTACTCCTGAA ttacAGAGATTAATTTCGGGTGACAATGTTCCATTAGATTTACGAGATTTAAGAAGACATACGCAATATTATGGTGGTTTCCACGATAGTCATCGTGTAGTATGTTGGTTATGGGATATtctagaaaaagatttttctgaagaagaaagaggcTTATTCTTAAAG TTCGTAACAAGCTGCTCGAAGTCACCATTATTGGGCTTTGCACACTTAGAACCACCATTTTCAATTCGTTGTGTTGAAGTTGGTGACGACGAGGATACGGGTGATACAATTG GTAGCGTAATAAGGGGATTTTTTACGATTCGTAAGAAAGATCCGCAGAATCGTTTACCTACGTCGTCTACATGTTTTAATCTCCTTAAATTACCaaattatcaaaagaaaaGTACCTTACGAGAGAAGCTACGTTATGCTGTTACTAGTAATACGGGTTTTGAACTTTCGTAA